The following coding sequences lie in one Victivallis lenta genomic window:
- a CDS encoding DUF1638 domain-containing protein, whose product MKFKLISCNVFKREIEYAAARTKHECEIEFLELGEHARPSKLREMLQQRIDAAEGCDAVLLGYGLCGRATDGLAARNRPVVLPRSHDCCGILLGSRKRFEELFRDMPSTPFSSVGYIEHGEYYFADGEMMFGDSYAALVEQYGEDNARYIYEAMHPKLDGEYQPVCFISMPEIPCAEALGKCRARAEEEGRPFRRLDGDIRLIRMLLDGDWPAGEFLVLRPGETSRQTGDWDEILKAVPGGQS is encoded by the coding sequence ATGAAATTCAAGCTGATCTCCTGCAATGTGTTCAAGCGCGAAATCGAGTACGCCGCCGCTCGGACGAAACACGAATGCGAAATCGAGTTTCTCGAGCTCGGCGAGCACGCCCGCCCGTCGAAGCTGCGCGAAATGCTTCAGCAGCGGATCGATGCGGCGGAAGGATGCGATGCGGTCCTGCTCGGCTACGGGCTCTGCGGCCGCGCAACCGACGGGCTGGCGGCCCGGAACCGCCCGGTTGTCCTGCCGCGCAGCCACGACTGCTGCGGCATCCTGCTCGGCAGCCGGAAACGGTTCGAGGAGCTGTTCCGCGACATGCCGAGCACGCCGTTCAGCTCGGTCGGCTATATCGAACACGGGGAATACTACTTTGCGGACGGCGAAATGATGTTCGGCGACAGCTATGCCGCTTTGGTCGAGCAGTACGGCGAGGACAACGCCCGCTATATCTACGAGGCGATGCACCCGAAGCTCGACGGGGAGTACCAGCCGGTCTGCTTTATTTCGATGCCGGAAATTCCCTGCGCCGAAGCGCTCGGGAAGTGCCGCGCCAGGGCGGAGGAGGAGGGGCGGCCGTTCCGCCGGCTCGACGGCGATATCCGGCTGATCCGCATGTTGCTCGACGGCGACTGGCCCGCCGGCGAATTCCTCGTGCTGCGGCCCGGGGAAACCAGCCGCCAGACCGGCGACTGGGATGAGATCCTGAAGGCTGTGCCCGGAGGGCAGTCATGA
- a CDS encoding cobalamin B12-binding domain-containing protein produces the protein MTDFEALKAAVIKGDRNKVTAMVQAAIDGKEDINAILDRGMIPAMREIGDKFSRNEAYVPELLIAARAMQAGLALLEPLIAASGRKSLGKVAIGTVKGDLHDIGKNLVGIMLKGAGYEVMDLGVNCDIAKYEDAVGKGAQIIGCSSLLTTTMPYMKDVVEHFKGKGVKVIIGGAPVTQAYADEIGADGYSDDANGAVKLVDSLMAC, from the coding sequence ATGACTGACTTCGAAGCATTGAAGGCGGCGGTCATCAAGGGCGACCGCAACAAGGTCACCGCGATGGTCCAGGCCGCGATCGACGGGAAAGAGGACATCAATGCGATCCTCGACCGGGGGATGATTCCGGCCATGCGCGAAATCGGCGACAAGTTCTCGCGCAACGAGGCGTATGTGCCGGAGCTGCTGATCGCCGCCCGCGCCATGCAGGCCGGGCTCGCGCTCCTCGAGCCGCTCATCGCCGCCAGCGGCCGCAAGTCGCTCGGCAAGGTCGCGATCGGCACGGTCAAGGGCGACTTGCACGATATCGGCAAGAACCTCGTCGGCATCATGCTGAAGGGGGCCGGTTACGAGGTGATGGATCTCGGCGTCAACTGCGATATCGCGAAGTACGAGGACGCGGTCGGCAAGGGCGCCCAGATCATCGGCTGCAGCTCGCTGCTGACCACGACCATGCCTTATATGAAGGATGTCGTCGAGCACTTCAAAGGCAAGGGCGTGAAGGTCATCATCGGCGGTGCGCCGGTGACGCAGGCCTACGCCGACGAAATCGGCGCCGACGGTTACAGCGACGACGCGAACGGCGCCGTGAAGCTGGTCGATTCCCTGATGGCCTGCTGA
- the hydF gene encoding [FeFe] hydrogenase H-cluster maturation GTPase HydF: protein METAPRSLRLQIVVAGRTNSGKSSFLNLISGQDVAITSPVPGTTTDVVEKAMELRPLGPVLFLDTAGIDDRTVLGDRRVERSGRAFDRADVILLVTEAGVWGEPEERLLEAARDRKVSLIPVINKTDLAEPSPEFIAKLREATGFEPLRVSAAGGDAERERILPQLKDALLAGCPDDFLEPPPLLGDLVKPGNTVILIVPVDIQAPKGRLILPQVQAVRDALDSDALCYVVKESDYRRALGNLREKPALVVCDSQVVDLMVRETPPDIACTTFSILFARLKGDMPLLAGGAGAIRFLKPGDRVFIAEACTHHSSEDDIGRVKIPRWLANTAGGALDVTVGAGRDYPQDLSSYKLVVHCGSCMLNRRETLRRIELARRAGVPITNYGMAISACHGVLERVLSPFPEALAAFRDGGVAE, encoded by the coding sequence ATGGAAACAGCACCCCGCTCCCTGCGGCTTCAGATTGTTGTGGCCGGACGCACGAATTCCGGCAAATCCAGTTTCCTGAACCTGATCTCCGGGCAGGATGTGGCGATCACGTCCCCGGTCCCCGGAACCACCACCGACGTCGTCGAGAAGGCGATGGAGCTGCGCCCGCTCGGGCCGGTCCTCTTTCTCGACACGGCGGGAATCGACGACCGGACCGTCCTCGGAGACCGCCGGGTCGAGCGTTCCGGGCGCGCCTTCGACCGCGCCGACGTGATCCTGCTCGTGACCGAAGCCGGCGTATGGGGCGAGCCCGAAGAACGGTTGCTCGAGGCCGCCCGCGACCGCAAAGTCAGCCTGATTCCGGTCATCAACAAAACCGATCTCGCCGAACCCTCTCCGGAATTCATCGCAAAGCTCCGGGAGGCGACCGGCTTCGAACCGCTCCGCGTATCGGCTGCCGGCGGCGACGCCGAGCGCGAACGCATCCTGCCGCAGCTCAAGGACGCGCTGCTGGCAGGGTGCCCCGACGACTTCCTCGAACCGCCGCCGCTGCTCGGCGACCTCGTGAAGCCCGGGAACACGGTCATCCTGATCGTTCCGGTCGATATCCAGGCTCCGAAGGGGCGGCTGATCCTGCCGCAGGTGCAGGCGGTCCGCGACGCACTCGACTCCGACGCGCTCTGTTACGTCGTCAAGGAAAGCGACTACAGGCGTGCGCTCGGCAACCTGCGCGAAAAACCGGCGCTCGTCGTCTGCGACTCGCAGGTCGTCGATCTCATGGTGCGCGAAACGCCGCCGGATATCGCCTGCACGACGTTCTCGATCCTCTTCGCGCGGCTGAAGGGCGATATGCCGCTGCTGGCCGGCGGCGCCGGAGCGATCCGCTTCCTGAAGCCGGGCGACCGGGTCTTTATCGCCGAAGCCTGCACGCACCATTCAAGCGAGGATGACATCGGGCGGGTCAAGATTCCGCGCTGGCTCGCGAATACGGCCGGAGGCGCGCTCGACGTCACGGTCGGCGCCGGACGCGATTACCCGCAGGACCTGTCGAGCTACAAACTGGTGGTCCACTGCGGCAGCTGCATGCTGAACCGGCGCGAAACGCTGCGCCGCATCGAACTCGCCCGCCGGGCCGGAGTTCCGATCACCAATTACGGCATGGCGATTTCGGCCTGTCACGGCGTGCTCGAACGGGTGCTCTCCCCGTTTCCCGAAGCGCTGGCCGCATTCCGGGACGGGGGCGTCGCCGAGTGA
- a CDS encoding uroporphyrinogen decarboxylase family protein — translation MEPLTGKERVCRQLRHLPVDRIAVMEQFWNFTIRNWVEAGKMPAGVSASEHFNLDIDLSWSFNLKVEPHKRDELVAEDEDTCTYLDGNGATLRRYKTHDSTPEHIGYRVADRAGWEEFAKPFLTPSPDRIDFEGYRRTRRICEEQGRFFCWAGVNIFESIHPLCGHENYLMGMALDPEWVLDMGRTYADMCIGMWEILFEREGLPDGVWFFEDMGFKNRPFMSPEMYRELVMPFHRRTIDFAHAHGLPVIMHSCGFVEPLLPGMVEAGIDCLQAMEVKAGMDLLRISRDYGEKIALMGGLDVRPVAANDRDGIRRELESKIPAVMRNNGFILHSDHSIPESAEYDTYRYFQDVGLKLGTYR, via the coding sequence ATGGAACCATTGACCGGAAAGGAACGGGTGTGCCGCCAGCTGCGGCATTTGCCCGTGGACCGCATTGCGGTGATGGAGCAGTTCTGGAACTTCACGATTCGCAACTGGGTCGAAGCCGGGAAAATGCCGGCGGGAGTTTCCGCATCCGAACACTTCAATCTCGACATCGACCTCTCCTGGAGCTTCAACCTCAAGGTGGAGCCGCATAAACGGGACGAGCTCGTCGCGGAGGACGAAGACACCTGCACGTATCTCGACGGCAACGGCGCGACCCTGCGGCGGTACAAGACGCACGACAGCACACCCGAACACATCGGCTACCGCGTCGCGGATCGCGCCGGCTGGGAGGAGTTCGCCAAACCGTTTCTGACCCCGTCGCCGGACCGCATCGATTTCGAGGGCTACCGGCGCACCCGCCGGATCTGCGAGGAGCAGGGGCGCTTCTTCTGCTGGGCCGGCGTCAACATCTTCGAATCGATCCACCCGCTTTGCGGGCACGAAAACTACCTGATGGGCATGGCGCTCGATCCGGAGTGGGTGCTCGATATGGGCAGAACCTATGCCGACATGTGCATCGGCATGTGGGAGATATTGTTCGAACGCGAGGGGCTGCCGGACGGAGTCTGGTTTTTCGAGGACATGGGGTTCAAGAACCGTCCGTTCATGTCGCCTGAGATGTACCGCGAACTGGTCATGCCGTTCCACAGGAGGACCATCGATTTCGCGCACGCGCACGGCCTGCCGGTCATCATGCACTCATGCGGTTTTGTCGAGCCGCTGCTGCCGGGCATGGTCGAAGCCGGCATCGACTGCCTGCAGGCGATGGAGGTCAAGGCCGGCATGGACCTGCTGCGGATCAGCCGCGACTACGGCGAAAAGATCGCCCTGATGGGCGGGCTCGACGTGCGCCCGGTGGCTGCCAACGACCGTGACGGCATCCGGCGCGAGCTCGAAAGCAAGATACCGGCCGTCATGCGGAACAACGGCTTTATTCTTCATTCGGACCACTCCATCCCGGAATCGGCCGAATACGATACCTACCGCTATTTCCAGGATGTCGGATTGAAACTCGGAACATACCGATAA
- a CDS encoding helix-turn-helix transcriptional regulator: protein MRPITLELDNFINPAVGAEVSFHSISWNAGRKQSSIPSGGNLHYHSLPSGGTVEHSHEFGELILILSGSIVHRVNGERQLLEANSIAFVRPDDRHGFLPAPDAPNCELLLLSFHLEFFVTISRYLEDDGFLHRYTEGVLPAVFRLPESRMNELSLQLLNLNSRNSTPAVRKIRFKVILVELFTRFFLAPDNAEHASRAPEWLDTLCELMRKPENFIPGLHRMQQLSGYTPEHLCKVFRKYLDKSPTEYVNELRINHAARLLADTDEPIASISYRLNFQSLSRFYHLFRKQYACTPAEYRRRALSAKRLL from the coding sequence ATGAGACCAATCACACTCGAACTCGACAATTTCATCAATCCGGCGGTGGGGGCCGAAGTTTCGTTCCACTCGATTTCGTGGAATGCGGGGCGGAAACAGTCTTCGATCCCGAGCGGCGGCAATCTGCACTATCACTCGCTGCCGTCGGGAGGGACGGTGGAGCACTCCCACGAGTTCGGCGAGCTGATCCTGATCCTCTCCGGATCGATCGTCCACCGGGTCAACGGCGAACGGCAGCTGCTCGAAGCGAACTCGATCGCCTTCGTGCGGCCGGACGACCGCCACGGCTTCCTGCCGGCGCCGGACGCCCCGAACTGCGAGCTTCTTTTGCTCTCGTTTCACCTCGAATTTTTCGTAACGATCAGCCGCTACCTCGAGGACGACGGCTTTCTGCACCGCTATACCGAAGGGGTCCTGCCCGCCGTGTTCCGGCTGCCGGAGAGCCGGATGAACGAGCTGTCGCTCCAGCTGCTGAACCTGAACAGCCGGAACTCGACCCCGGCGGTGCGGAAGATCCGCTTCAAGGTGATTCTGGTCGAGCTGTTCACGCGCTTCTTTCTCGCGCCGGACAATGCGGAACATGCGTCGCGGGCGCCGGAGTGGCTCGACACGCTCTGCGAACTTATGCGGAAGCCGGAAAACTTCATTCCGGGACTGCACCGCATGCAGCAGCTCTCCGGCTACACGCCGGAGCATCTCTGCAAGGTGTTCCGGAAGTATCTCGACAAATCGCCGACCGAATATGTGAACGAACTGCGGATCAACCACGCCGCCCGGCTGCTGGCCGACACGGACGAACCGATCGCTTCGATCTCGTACCGGCTCAACTTCCAGAGCCTGAGCCGGTTCTACCACCTGTTCCGGAAACAGTACGCCTGCACCCCGGCCGAATACCGGAGGCGGGCGCTGTCGGCGAAACGCCTGCTCTGA
- a CDS encoding ASKHA domain-containing protein, whose amino-acid sequence MKVTVRRGGEGRLTSLLAAAGFPLDLRCGGKGTCGRCRVLLTAGSWLVNGKTVDIAGEPMAVNACRTTLAGETGEVEVPELSLARGDAKSTVEWSASPLPVRAETVIGIDLGTTTVAAVKIRNGEVVARSGCFNSQNRFGDNVVTRINHAGTAEGVRELQAAAVADINVLLGELGCDGVSRIAVSGNTVMSLLLHGIDPTPIGIMPFTPPQRIFPVCDARELGIECDAGLLTVPAIAGYVGGDLTSGIAEVGLKPGEMLVDIGTNCEIIFRTREKLYSTAAAAGPAFEGAGIECGCRAAPGAIDHWFADGSWSVLGGVDPVGLCGSALIDFLAVMREGGRLNEFGRLEPAAKSFPVAPGLAIHEWEIAQLLKAKAAVFAGIQTLAEHCGEPVGRIWLAGGFARYIDLGHAVRIGMLPECEYTVVGNTSLAGAARLAAAPERLAQLERLIDEPEDIPLNLLPEFEDNFIGALLLP is encoded by the coding sequence ATGAAGGTGACGGTCCGCCGCGGCGGGGAGGGCCGCTTGACCTCCCTTCTCGCCGCCGCCGGTTTCCCGCTCGACCTGCGCTGCGGCGGCAAAGGGACCTGCGGCCGATGCCGGGTGCTGCTGACCGCCGGTTCCTGGCTGGTCAACGGAAAGACGGTCGATATCGCCGGTGAGCCGATGGCGGTCAACGCATGCCGGACAACGCTGGCGGGAGAGACGGGCGAGGTCGAAGTCCCGGAACTCTCGCTCGCGCGCGGCGACGCGAAGAGCACGGTCGAATGGAGCGCATCTCCGCTGCCGGTCCGCGCCGAAACCGTGATCGGCATCGATCTCGGCACCACGACGGTCGCGGCGGTGAAAATCCGGAACGGCGAAGTCGTCGCGCGCTCCGGCTGCTTCAACAGCCAGAACCGGTTCGGCGACAATGTCGTGACCCGGATCAACCATGCGGGCACCGCGGAGGGAGTGCGGGAGCTGCAGGCCGCCGCCGTCGCCGACATCAACGTCCTGCTCGGCGAACTCGGCTGCGACGGCGTGAGCCGCATCGCCGTATCGGGCAATACGGTTATGAGTCTGCTGCTGCACGGAATCGACCCGACGCCGATCGGCATCATGCCGTTCACGCCGCCGCAGCGCATTTTTCCGGTCTGCGATGCGCGGGAGCTCGGCATTGAATGCGATGCCGGTCTGCTGACCGTTCCGGCCATTGCCGGTTATGTCGGCGGCGACCTGACATCCGGTATCGCCGAAGTCGGGCTCAAGCCCGGCGAGATGCTCGTCGATATCGGCACGAACTGCGAAATCATCTTTCGCACGCGGGAGAAATTGTACTCCACGGCCGCCGCGGCCGGTCCGGCTTTTGAAGGGGCCGGCATCGAGTGCGGCTGCCGCGCCGCGCCCGGTGCGATCGACCACTGGTTTGCGGACGGGAGCTGGTCCGTGCTCGGCGGAGTCGATCCGGTCGGGCTCTGCGGCTCTGCGCTCATCGATTTTCTGGCGGTCATGCGCGAAGGCGGCAGGCTCAATGAGTTCGGCAGGCTCGAACCGGCCGCGAAATCGTTCCCGGTTGCGCCGGGGCTGGCGATCCACGAGTGGGAAATCGCCCAGCTGCTGAAGGCCAAGGCCGCCGTATTCGCCGGAATCCAGACGCTGGCGGAGCATTGCGGGGAACCGGTCGGCCGGATCTGGCTGGCCGGCGGCTTTGCGCGGTACATCGATCTCGGGCACGCCGTCCGCATCGGCATGCTGCCGGAGTGCGAATACACGGTAGTCGGCAATACGAGCCTGGCCGGGGCCGCGCGGCTGGCGGCTGCGCCGGAGCGGCTGGCGCAGCTCGAGCGCCTGATCGACGAGCCGGAGGACATTCCGCTTAATCTGCTGCCGGAATTCGAGGACAATTTTATCGGGGCTTTGTTATTGCCATGA
- a CDS encoding acyltransferase family protein, with the protein MKRPWDGSLDVLRAGAAVLVVLLHCSGSLRPLAEFGPEWWGTALLQAFTRSAVPLFVMISGALLIGPETENLAAFYRRRASRILVPLIFWMLFYQLISTRGLSGRIVATIYGGTPYPHLWYLYMLLCLYFVLPAVSAAYRSMNRGWLVLLSLGLIGSTFLSYAYNLLVFHRFPVLFFPLKTIPFIGYALIGKVLYDALPRTRSSAPFWLAGAICVAAYPPLAAACRSTTGFGSYALWQTPASPLVLLESTAFFSAVLLLPAARRLGLTRGFRLLGQLSFGVYLIHPFLIWLLKQCWKTAPLWYAGPVLLLSLAAAFGISRVPGVRKIIGL; encoded by the coding sequence GTGAAGCGGCCGTGGGACGGTTCGCTCGACGTCCTGCGGGCCGGGGCCGCCGTCCTCGTCGTGCTGCTGCACTGTTCCGGCTCGCTCCGGCCGCTTGCCGAATTCGGGCCGGAGTGGTGGGGAACCGCGCTGCTGCAGGCATTCACGCGTTCGGCGGTGCCGCTCTTCGTCATGATTTCGGGGGCGCTCCTGATCGGGCCGGAGACGGAGAACCTCGCGGCGTTTTACCGCCGCCGGGCCTCCCGCATTCTGGTCCCGCTCATATTCTGGATGCTGTTCTATCAGCTCATTTCGACCAGGGGGCTCTCCGGCCGCATCGTCGCAACCATTTACGGCGGAACGCCCTACCCGCACCTCTGGTATCTCTATATGCTGCTCTGCCTCTATTTCGTGCTGCCGGCAGTTTCAGCAGCGTACCGTTCGATGAACCGGGGATGGCTCGTCCTGCTGTCTCTGGGACTGATCGGCTCGACATTCCTGAGTTACGCGTACAATCTCCTGGTGTTCCACCGTTTCCCGGTGCTGTTCTTCCCGCTCAAAACCATTCCGTTCATCGGCTATGCGCTGATCGGCAAAGTGTTGTACGACGCCCTGCCGCGCACCCGCAGTTCCGCGCCGTTCTGGCTGGCCGGCGCGATATGCGTCGCGGCATACCCGCCGCTGGCCGCGGCATGCCGGAGCACAACCGGATTCGGCAGTTATGCGCTCTGGCAGACTCCGGCCAGCCCGCTGGTCCTGCTCGAGTCGACCGCGTTTTTCAGTGCGGTGCTCCTGCTTCCCGCGGCGCGACGGCTCGGACTGACGCGCGGTTTTCGCCTGCTCGGCCAGCTCAGCTTCGGGGTTTACCTGATACACCCGTTCCTGATCTGGCTCCTGAAACAGTGCTGGAAAACCGCTCCGCTCTGGTATGCCGGACCGGTCCTGCTCCTGTCGCTGGCGGCGGCGTTCGGCATCAGCCGCGTGCCGGGAGTGCGGAAAATCATCGGTCTCTGA
- a CDS encoding CDP-alcohol phosphatidyltransferase family protein: protein MKRRFRDMLQANKWLKYVPNSLTLCNSLCGFLAILITLRAYEARTVEDSLTVFFSCAVIICCAMIFDSLDGLAARIFNAASMHGVQMDSLADMVTFGVAPATLVAIMTHSLRAPSNIGRTEEVLIYLLCSVYLGCAALRLATYNVHAILEKKSSEKFSGLPSPGAAAGICVVVAYAWKCDFDLTKYAFFLPAYAAVLGLLMVSPIPYTHAGKWLLSVRRNRKRMAVFAAMLFIVGFFRIPGIAALVTLYILAGPALAVWRGVRKLFAAPAGPKPAER from the coding sequence ATGAAAAGGCGTTTCCGGGATATGCTCCAGGCCAACAAGTGGCTCAAGTACGTGCCGAACTCACTGACGCTGTGCAACTCCCTCTGCGGTTTCCTCGCGATCCTCATCACGCTGCGCGCCTATGAAGCGCGCACGGTGGAGGATTCGCTGACCGTGTTCTTTTCGTGCGCGGTCATCATCTGCTGTGCGATGATCTTCGACTCGCTCGACGGCCTCGCCGCCCGGATTTTCAATGCGGCGAGCATGCACGGAGTTCAGATGGATTCGCTGGCCGACATGGTCACCTTCGGCGTTGCTCCGGCAACGCTCGTCGCGATCATGACCCACTCGCTGCGGGCGCCGAGCAACATCGGGCGCACCGAGGAGGTGCTGATCTACCTGCTCTGCTCGGTCTACCTCGGCTGCGCCGCGCTGCGGCTCGCCACCTACAACGTCCATGCGATCCTCGAGAAGAAGTCCAGCGAGAAGTTCAGCGGACTGCCCTCTCCCGGCGCCGCGGCCGGCATCTGCGTCGTGGTCGCCTACGCCTGGAAGTGCGACTTCGACCTGACGAAATACGCATTTTTCCTGCCCGCCTATGCGGCCGTGCTCGGGCTGCTGATGGTCAGCCCGATTCCCTACACGCACGCCGGAAAGTGGCTTCTCTCGGTGCGGCGCAACCGGAAGCGGATGGCGGTTTTTGCGGCAATGCTGTTTATCGTCGGCTTTTTCCGGATTCCCGGCATTGCCGCGCTCGTCACGCTTTATATTCTCGCCGGTCCGGCGCTCGCAGTCTGGCGCGGGGTGCGCAAGCTCTTTGCCGCTCCGGCCGGCCCGAAACCGGCGGAAAGGTAG
- a CDS encoding DUF2062 domain-containing protein: protein MTETQRKSGWLNRSRRIVKYYYLKVMRNSGSPEYIARGAALGIFIGFAIPIGFQIAAAVPLAFLLKGAKIPAVVLTFISNYATVLVIYPLQCYIGGFLIFRPFRWAVLVEKLHGLLEERTLASLMELGTPIILSFFAGGLLFGILTAVPGYYLTLRLVAGFRRRRAERRAKEAPGKL from the coding sequence GTGACGGAGACACAGCGGAAATCCGGCTGGCTGAATCGAAGCCGCCGGATCGTGAAATACTACTATCTGAAGGTGATGCGCAACAGCGGGTCGCCGGAATATATTGCGCGCGGAGCCGCGCTCGGCATTTTTATCGGATTCGCCATCCCGATCGGTTTCCAGATCGCGGCGGCGGTGCCGCTTGCGTTCCTGCTGAAGGGGGCGAAAATTCCGGCGGTCGTGCTGACTTTCATCAGCAACTATGCGACGGTGCTGGTGATCTATCCGCTGCAGTGCTACATCGGCGGTTTTCTGATCTTCCGGCCGTTCCGCTGGGCGGTGCTGGTCGAGAAGCTCCACGGGCTGCTTGAAGAGAGGACGCTTGCGTCGCTGATGGAGCTTGGGACGCCGATCATCCTGTCGTTTTTCGCCGGCGGGCTCCTGTTCGGCATCCTGACGGCGGTTCCGGGTTATTATCTGACCCTTCGCCTTGTGGCCGGTTTCCGCCGCCGCCGGGCCGAAAGACGCGCAAAAGAGGCGCCCGGAAAGTTGTAA
- a CDS encoding phosphatidylserine decarboxylase translates to MMTLTKYGIREWGVGLVAAVVLLAGCCWLGAAGHPGWGAGVGVVVVVLFLALAAFFRNPSRRLPEDPRQLASPADGVVRDIGEVEDFNFPPFNGRAVRIGIFLSVLNVHVNRTPAELEVESKYYREGEFLDARHPECAVRNEAMTIAGTAKAGDVRFPLAIRQISGKIARKIVCPVDPGRTLRRGEVYGMIKFGSRTELYLPVDRFDIKVGIGDKVRGGETVVAAIRQESAK, encoded by the coding sequence ATGATGACATTGACGAAATACGGAATCAGGGAGTGGGGCGTCGGCCTAGTTGCGGCGGTCGTGCTGCTGGCCGGCTGCTGCTGGCTCGGCGCGGCGGGGCATCCGGGCTGGGGCGCGGGTGTCGGCGTGGTGGTCGTTGTCCTTTTTCTGGCGCTCGCCGCCTTCTTCCGCAATCCGTCCCGCCGGCTTCCGGAGGACCCGCGGCAGCTCGCCAGCCCTGCGGACGGCGTTGTGCGCGACATCGGCGAGGTGGAGGATTTCAACTTCCCGCCGTTCAACGGCAGGGCGGTCCGCATCGGCATCTTCCTGTCGGTGCTGAACGTCCATGTGAACCGGACGCCGGCCGAGCTTGAGGTCGAGAGCAAATATTACCGGGAAGGCGAATTCCTCGACGCGCGCCATCCGGAGTGCGCCGTCCGCAACGAGGCGATGACCATCGCCGGAACCGCGAAGGCCGGGGACGTGCGTTTCCCGCTGGCGATCCGGCAGATCTCCGGCAAGATCGCCCGCAAGATCGTCTGCCCGGTCGATCCGGGCCGCACGCTCAGGCGCGGCGAAGTCTACGGCATGATCAAATTCGGTTCGCGGACCGAGCTCTATCTCCCGGTCGACCGGTTCGATATCAAGGTCGGCATCGGCGACAAGGTCCGCGGCGGCGAAACGGTCGTCGCCGCAATCCGGCAGGAGAGTGCGAAATGA
- a CDS encoding NAD-dependent epimerase/dehydratase family protein, which produces MHYLITGGAGFIGGHLTEALLASGHRVTVIDNYSTGSPENLARVADHPGLTLIEADILDCAETLENCIAACDVVFHLAAAVGVELVVRDPVRTITTNVHGTENVLKLTAKYNRRVIVASTSEVYGKSTNPLFSETDDLLIGSPFHSRWSYACSKLLDEFYVMAFHRSTGMPGTVVRFFNTVGPRQTGMYGMVIPRFVGRALRGEPLQVYGDGTQSRCFCHVADVVRALQLLVGRTESCGQIYNIGSQRLITIEELAHLVIERTGSRSAIEFVPYEKAYAKGFEDMQRRMPDTAAIHALTGWKPERSLEEVIDDVRDSLKGR; this is translated from the coding sequence ATGCATTATCTCATCACCGGCGGCGCCGGTTTCATCGGCGGTCACCTGACGGAGGCGCTGCTCGCCTCCGGCCATCGGGTTACGGTCATCGACAACTATTCGACCGGTTCGCCGGAGAATCTCGCCCGGGTGGCGGATCATCCGGGACTGACTCTGATCGAGGCGGATATTCTCGACTGTGCGGAGACGCTCGAAAACTGCATCGCCGCCTGCGACGTGGTCTTTCACCTCGCCGCCGCGGTCGGCGTCGAGCTGGTGGTCAGGGACCCGGTCCGCACGATCACCACGAACGTCCACGGCACCGAGAACGTCCTGAAGCTGACGGCGAAATACAACCGGCGGGTCATCGTCGCCTCGACCAGCGAGGTGTACGGCAAGTCGACCAATCCGCTGTTTTCGGAGACGGACGATCTCCTGATCGGTTCGCCGTTCCATTCGCGCTGGTCCTATGCCTGCAGCAAGCTGCTTGACGAGTTTTACGTCATGGCGTTCCACCGGTCGACCGGCATGCCCGGAACCGTGGTTCGCTTCTTCAACACGGTCGGGCCGCGCCAGACCGGCATGTACGGCATGGTCATCCCGCGCTTTGTCGGGCGGGCGTTGCGCGGGGAGCCGCTTCAGGTCTACGGCGACGGGACGCAGTCCCGCTGCTTCTGCCATGTGGCGGATGTGGTGCGGGCGCTGCAGCTGCTGGTCGGCCGCACCGAGTCCTGCGGGCAGATCTACAACATCGGCAGCCAGCGGCTGATCACGATCGAGGAGCTCGCACACCTTGTCATTGAACGCACCGGCAGCAGATCGGCCATTGAGTTCGTTCCGTATGAAAAAGCCTATGCGAAAGGCTTCGAGGACATGCAGCGCCGCATGCCGGATACCGCGGCGATTCACGCCTTGACCGGCTGGAAGCCGGAGCGGTCGCTCGAAGAGGTCATCGACGATGTGCGGGACAGCCTGAAAGGGCGTTGA